In the Cucurbita pepo subsp. pepo cultivar mu-cu-16 chromosome LG17, ASM280686v2, whole genome shotgun sequence genome, TTCTGCAGCAGGGGACGCCATTTTTGCACACGAAGTTGAGGTAATTTCTAGTGTCCGACATGTTAATCTTGTTGCTTTAAGAGGTTATTGTATTGCAACAACGCCATTAGAGGGTCATCAAAGGATAATTGTATGTGATTTGATGAAGAATGGTAGTGTTTATGATCATTTATTTGGGTATTCTGATAAGAGATTGAGTTGGCCAATTAGGCAGAAAATTGCTCTTGGCACAGCCAGGGGATTGGCTTACCTCCATTATGGAGCTCAGCCCGCCATTATCCATAGAGACATCAAAGCCAGCAACATCCTTctggatgaaaattttgaaccaAAGGTTGCTGACTTTGGTTTAGCTAAGTTCACTCCCGAAGGAATGACTCATTTGAGTACTCGTGTTGCCGGGACGATGGGGTATGTAGCTCCCGAGTACGCGTTGTACGGTCAGTTGACAGAGCGGAGTGATGTCTATAGCTTTGGAGTTGTTCTTCTCGAGCTTTTGAGTGGGAGGAAGGCGCTCGGGGTGCGGAACGCCGAGAGCCAGCCGTTTCTAGTGACCGATTGGGCTTGGTCCTTGGTTAGGGAGCAAAAGGCCATGGATGTTGTTGAAGAAGGCATGCCTGAGCTGGGTTCACCTGAGGTTGTTGAGAAGTATGTGTTGATTGCTGTTCTTTGCTCACATCCACAGCTCTATGCTCGGCCATCAATGGATCAAATAGTGAAAATGCTTGAAACTGACCTCTCTGTTCCTTCAATCCCTGAGAGACCCATCTCTTTAGTTGCTGAGATTGATGAAATAGAGAGATCTATGAGTAGTAGTGGCTCTGTTCAGCATTCTGGTTCTATTGGCTTTCATAGTTACACGTTACCGAATGACCGAAAGTAGGGCGGGCCGGTTTCCCGATCAAAGAAACCGACCCTGTTTTTCAAAGAGCAAAAGGAGGAATCTATTCGAGAAAGAGCAGCTTACTAACGATCAGTTGCACGAGAACTGAAACACGAACTAGCTATACACTCCTACTGAAGGTTGTAGCCGGGAATTTTTCGTAATGAGTTATTTGTTTCGTTTGTTGGGTTAGTTGGATGGTTCGAGAATTAGATGCCATGCTTCTACTCCGTTGTAAAGATAGAGAGATTTGTAAGTATTTAGTTTTACGATCCCTTTTGAAAGCTCACTGTTGGAGGAAGAATATAAAAAGCATAGCTGCgagatcccatgttggttggaaagaggaacaaaacctttcttataaagatgtCGAAACCTCTAGCTAGTAGGCACGTTCTAAAACCTGGAAGCGCTTCccaatattattaaatttatttatattatgttaataACTTCGAGATTTAtgctaatttaatttttgagcTTTCAAAATTATACACGGAGattatccaaaattttaaaattcacatatttacttgaaatttaaatttttcaaaagataaaaatcgAAAGCTCGATTAAATAGATTACGTATCATTTATCTGACTCGGGTTATTAAACGTAATATCGAGaaactattaaatttaataaagtttatcaactaaatttatattttattgataaatactatttttaacaaaataataataataataataataataataatttttaaatatttagtaacaCATGATAATATGAGttaaccattaaaaaatatatataatgtagTAGCTCTGCATAATCTGATGCAACTACCAACAAATTCCGCTAGGCAGTTGGAGATTGGAGACCACACCAGAGAGAGAATCGTCCAGCGGCATGGCTGCCGTCAAGCCCCCGAAGACGACGCCGGCGAAGGTACGGCCGGAACTCCATCCTCGTTCTCCTATTTGTTCTCTATATCCTCATAATTTTCCTTCTGATCGGAttcaattgattttctttcttttggctTCTCGGAAATTGAAACCCTTGGATTCCGAAGATTCAAATGGAAAATTGGTAACTGGAAAAAGGTTCTACTAAAACTGATGCTGCTTGGAGATGGTTGAGGTTCCTTTATTTTCCTCCTTTAACAAGTACTATGGCATAACCGAAGTTTTGTTCAGaatgttttatgataaaataGGGATAAATTATTCGATCCAGCCGCTGCCTCTAAATGACCGTATAGGTGATAGTCCCTAATATCAACTAGACACAAATTTGAAGTACTTTTGTAGTTTCTCTCATATGTTTATTAGTGTAAAATTTTCAGTTTCATCTAATAATTTCTAGTAAACAGGGGATTTGAATCTTGATCCATAGGGGAGATTATCACTTGAGATTTGCTTAACTATGGAAACAGGGCGATTTGCAAAACTTGATACTAGTTTGTAGGTCAATCTCTTAGTATTTTTTGAGAATCAGTGCTCCTTTAGATCAATTCGCAGTAATTCGAACGTAGCTATACAGAAATTCTTGCAAGTGAGTCAAAATATTTGTTGGCAATGGCAGTAGGAAAGTTGTCTTGATATTCAGAGTTAGCTGTTCTAGCACACTCAATTTTATTCAGTTAGTTCTTGACTGTGTTCTTTAGATATGGTCTTGTCTGTTTTGTCTTAGGATATGGtgaattttatgagaattTTGAGTGCTTAGTATTTACTAAGATTGTTTTACAAAGTCCAAAGTCTATTACAGTCGTATCATCACTggatcaatttgatttttccaaatcttgaaGTTTAGAGTGAAAGTTAAGGGATCAAAAGTGTGAGTTTTACAAATTTCAACTTGGAACTTGCTGGGGATCTTTATTTGTGGTTGCATTGGCTTTGAATCTATGAATAACAAGTCCATGTTAATTATTGGAAGCCTCTTTTGGTGTAAGCTAATGAACTAGTTTATAGGCTCCAGGGCTGCCAGTAGGTCTGTATGCTGCGCAATGCGAGGAATGCTTCAAATGGAGGTTGATAAGCAGCCAAGAAGAGTACGAAGATATTAGAAGCAGATTGATAGAAGAACCCTTTACTTGCCATAGGAAAACCGACACTTCTTGTGAGGATCCTCCCGATATCGACTACGATACAACTCGAACTTGGGTCATTGACAAGCCTAACCTCCCAAAGACCCCAAAAGGTTTCAAGAGGCGTTTGGTGCTGAGAAGgaatttctctaaattagaTGCTTACTATGTCACACCGACAGGGAAAACGGTTAGATCATCTACGAAGATGATAGCCTTTGTAGAAGCAAATCCACAATACAAGGATATACCTCTTTCAGACTTCAGTTTTGCAGTCCCAAAAGTAATGGAAGAAACTGTACCTGAAAGCATCTTGAAATCTGGCTTTAGTAGTTGCAAAAGAAGTAAGAAAACAAAGGATGAATCTGTTGATATTGACGGAAGATGACAATCAGTTCATTGCAGCATTCAAGTGTCTATTCTTTGAGAAAAAACCAGTTATTGAAAGGATTCTGCTGATTTGGCTTGAAAGATGTAGCTTGGTATTTCTCCTCCTATCATCGTACcattttcttgttcatttaCAAGGACAATTTGGACTGTTGTATATATGGCCATTTTGATGATAATCAGAGAAGATTCTTGGACTTCGGATGAGTTCGACATGACTCTTGAATAGGGTCAAATACTCGGATAGGTGTTTTTACCATTTATTGATATGAGCAGGTTAGGTGAGTGTTAGATACTTGAGTTTTTATTGATATGAGCAGGTTAGGTCGGTGTTAGATACTTGAGTTGTTTAGTATAGCATAGATCTTGTTTAGAGTTCAAGCGAGCAATAAAACCATCATGATCGGCCTTAGGTTCCAAATCGACAAGCTGTTGTTATTAAGTGATGTTatgaatcattccttaaattgtTTTAGTAGCATCTTTTTTATTCCATTATCTTCATCAAAGGCTAAGCTTGATTCTTAAATTGTTTTAGTAGCATCTTTTTTATTCCATTATCTTCATCAAAGGCTAAGCTATATAGCTGCTTTTTGGAACGTATGTTAATCGACCCAGTGGCACACCAACCACGCCCCTTCCTTTTGTCCGATCATCAAGCCCACTTCTCCCTTTCTTTGTCTTTCATTCTCTATGTTGTTCATCCTATACAAAAAGTTAAGTCAAGCTTGAAACCGGCTCACTCTCCCTCTTGTGCCTTTAGTCTTTTGATTATGGGGTCCCAAGAGAGCATATCGCCCTGCTATAGTCACGAGTCTATTTATAGTCCAAAACCATCCAAAACCAAACAAGTTCCTTGCAACAATCATTTCTTAGTCCTCAccatttaagaaataattctTTGTCATGTCAAAAATTgctgataaataaatatgtgagaaaattttgaacttttattttaatgatgtGATGCAACGTTAAAGGAGTAGATACTGTcgtaaatataaatatgaattgaTTCACTTTGTATAATGAGACGTCTCCTCGACAATCTCGATAAGCCTGTTAAGATTTCCTTCCTCCTCACCTTATAGAAAAAAGGCAATGACTAtaaacaaacataattaatgaaatatgcATCAGATCAGTGCAACTGTTCTTGGCTGTTCTAGTGTTCTAAACTCAAAATCTAAACTATTCATAAACTACTCaaagaaaaagtgaaacaAACCACTCAAACCTACATTTCCTTATAGAATTAGTAAAAGAAAGCctgttcctctgttttttaAGCTAAAACTACTGCATTACACTAACCAGATCATCTACAAACATGAATGTTCTTGAATATCCACAATCTATTTTTACTTAGTATTCCACAAGATCCTATGGTAACATGGCAAGCTCTCAAGAACACACTGATCCTGAGGCTGGCTTTCACTATAGCTGATGTTAGTTGTACGCATATCTTCAAGATTTTCGGTAATGGCCATCTAATTATCTAGCAAATGTAAGCTTAAACTTTGCAGTCTAATCTATTTTTGTGTATTCAAGCAGCATATGAGGAGACCTGTAGATTTTCACAAGAGTCCAGTATAAGACCTCTTCAACTCCAAGCTCTCCCTCAGCTCTAGCAGCATATATGTCTTCACAAATAGCTATCAACCTACAAAAAGAGGCCATTGGCCCAAAATATATCAAGATTACGAGCGATTTTAGAATGACCAATATCACTTTTTTCGTTCTTGTTTTAGTTAAAAGGGCGTGACATAAGTGATTTTGTTACATTACCTATCACAAGAAGGAAGATTCTCATAGGGAATTCTCATTCTCAAGTCAGAGCATTGAAGTCTTATAAAACGGCCAACTGCTAGAACAAAGGTTATGTAAAGACCCCAGATGCTGAACTTGCTAAGAGTGTCCCCCAGAATGCCCTCTGAAACAAATGTTAAGGTTAGTGAtatgattttgaaactctGTTCTATTAATCATCTTTTGTCATATGATTTTAATCGGACTTACGAGGTGGTATTTCCTCAGAGATTACGAAGGCTACGGGTCCGGTGAAACGTCCACATTCACTGACGTTTATTGGCTGGACGTCGTGGAAGGACCACCACTCGTAATTTTCACGGTTCAAGATGAGATCAGCATTGACAAAACTGTCCTGTAAATGATCATTGGATcctttatttgaataaaatctCACAAAAGCGTAAAAATGAGTAGAACTGTAACCGCCCAAatccactgctaacagatattgtccgctttgacccgttacgtatcgttgatACCAATTgcgaaatcccacatcggttggagaggggaacaaagcatcctttataagagtatggaaacctctccccaacaAACGCGTTGTAAATCCATGAGGCTAATGGagatacgtaacaagccaaaacggacaatatctgttagcggtggacttgggctgttacatgtTTCAATATATAGAAGTTATGCACGGTAAAGGGAGTACCTCTTGTTCCAGAGGTCTAACATCACCAGATCCCGTGACACGAAAGTACCTTTGGTAAACATTTTTTATCCGAAAGCCATTCATCGAGCCATTCAGAACCTTCTGAACATCAGAAGGATTGGGAAGATCTCGAGGATCAACAACTCGGTCATATTGTACAACCTCCTTCCCTTTTGGTCTGTCTCTCGTGAGTATCCAAGTGAAAGAAACGCTTATATTTTGGTTCCGGTCAAGGGAATGAATGAACCTGGACTGAACCACACCAGGAACAAGCCACAGAACACTTGCATCAGCTTGACAACAAATCAACTGAATATCATTTTTGTTATATGGACCCAGATAGCCTCCTGGATCAAGAACCAAATTTGCATTCAAATTGTTCCATGAGATCTTTTCACAAAGAGTGGTTTGGTAGAGTGTTAATCTTCCTGAAGTTGTCTTGATATCAACTTGGCAACTGGCATCTTTGATTGGGTTTTCAACGTTTGTTGGGTTGCCACTGCTATACATCTGCAACAAAAAGGTACTACTCCTTGCATGATCTTGATGggaaacatttaaaaattttatgctATGAAGTTTCTTACCAGCATTGGAGCCCAGatgacaaataataatatgaagaACAGGCATATTCCATTGCAACATTTGGTCATTACGGTTTGTTTCTCTCCCTGTTTGTGCTGAGATCTGTTTAAGACTGCATCACATTTCACAAGGTACAAGCTTGCATTTATGTCCTCCAGctgagagaagaaattcaagaTGATTTTAGAGCACAGGGTGAGCAAAAAACTATAATGAGGCTacatatgtgagatcccacgttggttggggaggggaacgagacattctttataagggtgtggaaacctctccctagcagacatgtttcagaaccgtgaggttgaggccaaagcggacaatatctagtagcggTCGGCTTGgtctgttacaaatagtatcaaagccagatactaggcagtgtgccagcgagaacgctgggcccaagaaggtgagatcccacattggttggagaggaaaacgaaacattctttataagggtgtggaaacctctccctagcagacgcgttttaaaaccatgaggctgaggGCCAAACCGGAGAttatttgctaacggtgggcttagtcggttacaaatggtctcagagccagacatcgggcggtgttccaacgaggacgctggccccaaggggggtggattgtgagatcccacattggttggagaggagaacgaagcattctttataagggtgtggaaacctctccctagcagacatgttttaaaactgtgaggccgagggccaaagcggacaatatatgttagcggtgggtttggtctgttacaaatggtataagagccagagaccggacggtgtgccagtgaggacgttggacccctaagggggtggattatgagatcccacatcggttggagaggggaatgaaacattctttataagggtgtggaaacctctccctagcatacacgttctaaaaccgtgaggccgaaggccaaagcggacaatatctactagaggtgggtttggtttgttacaaatggtatcaaagccagacaccgagtgatgtgccaacgaggacgctgggcccccaaggggggtggatgtgagatcccacatcggttggagaggaaaacgaaacattctttataagagtgtgaaaacctctccctagcagaatGAATTCCtatatattctataaatttaagatCTCTTTAAGGCCTTTTTAGTAAAATGGTATCTTTAGAACGATAAAATACTCACCTTTAGCCAGTCGTACATGGTCAGAGATGTCGACGTGCACGACCAGTCCAGCACACATCGTAATTCATACAAGAAGGGAAGAGCCCGATAAAGCCTGTAACCTAGATAGTTAATTCTTGAAACTTCACTCGTCAAAAATTGTCGATACAAGGTGCTTTTGTGCGGGAGACCGTATCGAATTTGTATTGCCTGAAGTGCTAAAGAAACCGCCTTAGCAAGAAATATAGCACGGAGCGCCAACTCTCCAGCGTGCTGATTGGAAGGTTCCATTTGCCATGCATACTCCGTTACCGCATACGTAAAGAGCACGAGGTTGAAAAGGTAAAAGATCACTTTACCGATAGCAAACGAGCAGAGGTATATACATCGATCGAGCACGATCAAGAAGAATATTATCTGAGACACAGAATGTATTTAGTTAAAGAGTAGCAGTTGCCATATCCAAGCTAAGAACACTGTCTTCTAGTTGATACtatgaaaaattatatgtAAAAGCTGGAGCTTACCATCAAGACGAACACGAACTCTTTTGGGAACTGATCTTCTAGTTGATACACATCAAGAAACTCACTGTTGTTTTTTATGACAGATTGATAGAAAATCGCGACGAAGAAGAACACCGTCAAGTCTGCGCCAAATACATACGCATATAGATCGATTTCCCTCTTACCTCCCCCAATCACGGAGAGTATTCGATACGGGAATCCAGTGTTTTCAACAAATCCGTTACGTTGTGCAAGACGAATCTCATTTGCTACATCAGCTGCAGGCGTAAGCGAGTCGCACCATTCCGAACAAGTATCgctcgaagaagaagaatgttcTACCTCTAAAACAACCAAGGCTACCTCTGTATTCTCTTTACTTCTTTCAATGCTCTGAACATGAACTCTACTAGAAAACGGACAAAGTCGAGCATTCTGTTTCTTACACCTCTCTTCATGGATAACTCGAAGCAACTGGTTTATTCCCGACTCGATCCTCTCTGGCTGAATCCCGTCTTCTGGCCATATTTGGACATCCATAGACACCTGGATAAAGTAGGGTGGCGATTCGGCTCCTTGAGTCAGCGATTTCCAGTACTTCCATGAACTTCTGAGCATAACCATCACCATTTTTCTCGTGACGTATACGACTTCGTAAGCCCTCTCGGTCAAGCCATAGCGTCCAAGACTGTGTTTTCTGGGGAGAGCGCTTTTATTGAACGCATTCAAATACGTCCACTCGCCATCTTTTGCTGTTATAGACCTTTGCAGTAGAGTGAACAAGTAAACCAGGAACAGAGGCAATGAACTTACAACAAAGGATGAAGTAATTCTATTTGTAGGAAATCCCAGTTCCTGAAGAAGATCTGAACTGATAGCCAACCCACAATGCTGGATGATTATCTGGTACAGATATTGCAGCAATATGTACAATTCTGTGTAGATTAGCATGACAACCCAAAACATATAACCCGGACCGGCGTTTACACACAGGGCGTAGACGAAGAGCGCTGCGAGGTAAACCATGGAAAGTAAACTGAAGTTCCACAAGAAGACGAGGATAAAGCAACAATAGCACACGACGTCGTTGTTGGACCGCATTTGGGACCATATGTAACGAAAAATCCTTCCTAACTGCATACTTGCAGGGTCGGAACTCTTATCAGACTGCAGCGAGGAAGAACGCTCCAAATCTGCATACCTTGGTTGCTGGCTCTCTATCTGATCATAAACTCTGTCCTCGGTATTGGTCTGTTCGTTCATGTCGTCGTCTTGCGTGACATTCAAGAACGTTGCGAGATTGCTAACAGCTTGATTTCCAATCGATTGCACCTGGGAAACGCCGTCGCCTATAAACTGTACAGCAGACATTAACGGGTTACCTTTTGTCGAACCTTtatgtttcctttttctatcTGAATCCAAAGATACGTCTGAAATCTGAGAATCGATTTCACAAATGTCTGCAACGGGTAACTCCATCGACTGCGTTCTCGACTCTGTTGTTATTTCTGTTCTTAGATTAGCCAGAGATTCCTGTAATTCAAGCTGTTCTACTTTCCCATGTGTTCCTTCTATATCAGTTGTCATTGCATCATCATGTATCCTAGAAGTACTTCGCTTTCTAACCGAGTCGTCCCCGGGACTTCGAGAAGCGTTATTACCATCAACAGATGAGTTCATGTTATGAAGCTGAATTTGCAAATTGAGCATCTCTGATTTCATCTTCTCCACTTGCAAGTTCCTCTGCCGTTTGCTCTCCTCGGAAGCTCGGATATGTTGTAACTGTTCGGTTTTCCATGCAGCTTTCTTTTCCTGCTCCCGAACAATGGCACCGATCTGCTCAGCTTCAAGATACCGACATACGTATTCGAACTCTTGAGACGAGAACATGTACGACTGGAGCGAGACCAACATGAAGATAATAATCTCAACAAGAGCAGATCTAGCAGTAATTCTAAATCCATAATCATACTTGTAAAATCCAATCATCTCAAATATGTAATGCATGGTTTCACACTTGCCAGCACTAACTTCTCCTACAAGTGGAGATTGGTAGGCTAATGAGAGTATAATAAGAGCAAAGTTATATGCACGCAAGAACTTGAAtactttgttcttcttcttcagaatTTCGAGTCGTAACCTAAAGAACACGAGTGCGAAGGCGAGATAACCCAGATGTAGAACATCATATTCAAGAGTTCCCgtgatcaaaatcaaagccaGGACAAGATCCAACAAGTGACAATAGCAATAGAGTCTAAGATAGTCAAGGATAGTCCACATGCTTTTCGTTTCAAAAGATAGATCCCTCCAAACGAATGTATTTTTACGTTGGGACATCATTTTACGATACGTAGATGATAGCGAGAAACCAGATAAACGATCAGCACGGAGCTTGAGAGATGAAAGCATGAACACTACGAAATAACTAAAAAGCATCCTCGAATCGTCGACCGTCAGTCCTGCATATGAGGTAACACTAAGAACATTACACATTACACaccaaaataagaagaaacaTCAAGATACAAAGAGCTAGAAGATTCATACCCAGCCAACAGTTCAGACAAAATTTGTAGTAGAGATTAGAGATTCTCCAGCAGTCATGACAATGAACATCAGCTTTGCTTGGCATAAGCCAATTTGAGTTCATCATGTTCTTCCAGAAGGCGATATATTCGAGTATAAGAATGGAAGCAAACAAGAAGACAAATATAGGCCATAGTTTTCGTATAATACCCCGATCCAAAAGAATACAGGCAGCTAATAACCCGACGTAGAACAGGGAGACGGAATTTAATAAAGCGAAACTCGTTAGAAGCAAGGAGATCATGGTTATCTCAAGACCAAAGAGATAAAACAAGTTCTCCatccaaaatttcatatatatctCGAAAACGATCTTCTGCATTTCGAATCGTTCCTTTCTTAAGGATGTAATTCGTGTTTTGTCCCATTTGTGGCTTTCCTTGATGCTTCCCCATATAAATCCAAATGAAGATTTTTTACTGCTGCTACACTCGGAGTTCTCTCGTTTACTGGATGCATCGTGAGGCACTTGAGCCCGACCAGACGCGAAGGATGAACTTGAAATATGATCTGAAACTTCCTGCGGTACAAACGATCTTCCAGAATCAAATGATGGCTTAATTTTCTCATTAGAAGAGGATATGTCATCATAGTAATCATCTTCTTCTGAGACAAACAGTGGACAAGGGTCATCCCACTTCCCTTTATTTAGAACAGAACCTGGCATCCTTTCCAGCCAGCGAAAGACGTTATATTGGAGCGTGGATGCAGCAATTACGAGTACTTTTCCCCTTAAGCCTAATTCCAGACCCCAAAATCCGGGTCGAAATACACGAAAACCCAGAAAATAAGACAAATGAGCATGCTTTTGTCCAGGAAACATTTCAGCTTGTTCACCCCACATCTGGAAAAGATATTCAGCTGTCATGA is a window encoding:
- the LOC111778094 gene encoding piezo-type mechanosensitive ion channel homolog isoform X2 encodes the protein MLKWVAKFIGLSKISSTSEWPEICSYVSLILFYIMLSCVKCDLEEMDFIMSTRESNLVEQLLPSKHSFFIRELRSGVRHTNVLLRRDVFRTFTINFFTYGFPVALVALSFWSFHFASLCAFGLLAYVGYIVYAFPSLFRLHRLNGLLLVFILFWAISTYIFNVAFTFLNRKIGKDMHVWEMVGLWHYPIPGFFLLAQFGLGILVALVNLVNNTVFLCSSGEDERSSNDNSSVREAGETKVLIVATIAWGLRKSSRAILLTLIFLVAMKPGLIHAVYVVFFLLYLLSHDVGRKMRQAMILLNEVHFALLYLLQINLVSDVLGREGSLCREILLQLGLLGRRDSTWEFLEIALLACFCSIHNHGFEMLFSFSAVVQHTPSPPVGFSILRAGLNKSVLLSVYTATSNNYCHDNPSHERKIASFLSSIGEKFLSMYRSCGTYIAFLTILLTVCFVKPNYISFGYLFLLLVWIIGRQLVERTKRRLWFPLKAYAITVFIFIYCMSSFSSFRIWLSRSIDLNFYLGYDSEASSLQNCWQSLAVMIVMQLYSYERRQSRYLSSDEPELLEYGAFIKRFLIWHCDKILFAALFYASISPISVFGLLYLLGLVVCATLPKASHIPSKLFLAYTGVIMTAEYLFQMWGEQAEMFPGQKHAHLSYFLGFRVFRPGFWGLELGLRGKVLVIAASTLQYNVFRWLERMPGSVLNKGKWDDPCPLFVSEEDDYYDDISSSNEKIKPSFDSGRSFVPQEVSDHISSSSFASGRAQVPHDASSKRENSECSSSKKSSFGFIWGSIKESHKWDKTRITSLRKERFEMQKIVFEIYMKFWMENLFYLFGLEITMISLLLTSFALLNSVSLFYVGLLAACILLDRGIIRKLWPIFVFLFASILILEYIAFWKNMMNSNWLMPSKADVHCHDCWRISNLYYKFCLNCWLGLTVDDSRMLFSYFVVFMLSSLKLRADRLSGFSLSSTYRKMMSQRKNTFVWRDLSFETKSMWTILDYLRLYCYCHLLDLVLALILITGTLEYDVLHLGYLAFALVFFRLRLEILKKKNKVFKFLRAYNFALIILSLAYQSPLVGEVSAGKCETMHYIFEMIGFYKYDYGFRITARSALVEIIIFMLVSLQSYMFSSQEFEYVCRYLEAEQIGAIVREQEKKAAWKTEQLQHIRASEESKRQRNLQVEKMKSEMLNLQIQLHNMNSSVDGNNASRSPGDDSVRKRSTSRIHDDAMTTDIEGTHGKVEQLELQESLANLRTEITTESRTQSMELPVADICEIDSQISDVSLDSDRKRKHKGSTKGNPLMSAVQFIGDGVSQVQSIGNQAVSNLATFLNVTQDDDMNEQTNTEDRVYDQIESQQPRYADLERSSSLQSDKSSDPASMQLGRIFRYIWSQMRSNNDVVCYCCFILVFLWNFSLLSMVYLAALFVYALCVNAGPGYMFWVVMLIYTELYILLQYLYQIIIQHCGLAISSDLLQELGFPTNRITSSFVVSSLPLFLVYLFTLLQRSITAKDGEWTYLNAFNKSALPRKHSLGRYGLTERAYEVVYVTRKMVMVMLRSSWKYWKSLTQGAESPPYFIQVSMDVQIWPEDGIQPERIESGINQLLRVIHEERCKKQNARLCPFSSRVHVQSIERSKENTEVALVVLEVEHSSSSSDTCSEWCDSLTPAADVANEIRLAQRNGFVENTGFPYRILSVIGGGKREIDLYAYVFGADLTVFFFVAIFYQSVIKNNSEFLDVYQLEDQFPKEFVFVLMIIFFLIVLDRCIYLCSFAIGKVIFYLFNLVLFTYAVTEYAWQMEPSNQHAGELALRAIFLAKAVSLALQAIQIRYGLPHKSTLYRQFLTSEVSRINYLGYRLYRALPFLYELRCVLDWSCTSTSLTMYDWLKLEDINASLYLVKCDAVLNRSQHKQGEKQTVMTKCCNGICLFFILLFVIWAPMLMYSSGNPTNVENPIKDASCQVDIKTTSGRLTLYQTTLCEKISWNNLNANLVLDPGGYLGPYNKNDIQLICCQADASVLWLVPGVVQSRFIHSLDRNQNISVSFTWILTRDRPKGKEVVQYDRVVDPRDLPNPSDVQKVLNGSMNGFRIKNVYQRYFRVTGSGDVRPLEQEDSFVNADLILNRENYEWWSFHDVQPINVSECGRFTGPVAFVISEEIPPQGILGDTLSKFSIWGLYITFVLAVGRFIRLQCSDLRMRIPYENLPSCDRLIAICEDIYAARAEGELGVEEVLYWTLVKIYRSPHMLLEYTKID